In Gemmatimonadota bacterium, the DNA window GGCCACTGCCACCTTTGCCGGCGGCTGCTTCTGGTGCATGGAGCCGCCCTTCGACACGCTGCCCGGCGTGGTCTCGACCACCTCCGGCTACACGGGCGGGAGCCAGGCTCGGCCGAGCTACGCCGAGGTCTCCGCGGGCGTGACCGGCCACGCCGAGGCCGTGCAGGTGGTCTTCGACCCGGGCCGGATCTCCTTCCAGAAGCTGCTCGAGGTCTTCTGGCGCGAGATCGACCCCACCACGCCCGACCGCCAGTTCTGCGACATCGGCAGCCAGTACCGCACCGCCATCTTCTACCACGACGCGGAGCAGCAGCGGCTGGCCGAGGAGTCGAGGCGAGCCATCGAGGTGTCCGGCCGGCTGCCCGCCCCGGTGGTCACGCAGATCGCAGCCGCCGGGCCGTTCTGGGCCGCCGAGGAGTACCACCAGGACTACTACAGGAAGAACCCCATCCGCTACAAGTTCTACCGCTACAACTGCGGCCGCGACCGGCGCCTCGAGCAGCTCTGGGGGAAGGGCTAGCCGTCCGTCCCCTGCGCCGCAGTTGGCGGGAACGTCTCCTCCGGAATGCGGAACAACGCGGCCAGGCCGGGCTCGCGGTCCCGGCCCAGCACGCGACGCGCGAGGTACTCGCCCACTACCGGCCCGAACTTGAAGCCTTCCGCCGAGCCGCCGCCCGCGATCCAGACGTTCTCCAGCTCGGGGTGCCGGTCGATCATGAAGTTGCGGCTGACGCTCAGCTCGTAGTGGCAGGCCCGGGTCTCGAGCAGGGGCGCGTCCTTCAGCTCCGGGAAGCGTTCCGCCAGCACCTTGCGCGGCTGCTCGAAGAAGCTGGCATCGATCCAGCGGTCGGAGAGGTCGGGATCCATGGGCGGCCGGCCGCCCGTGCGCACGCGGAAGCCGCGGCTGTCGTGGCTCAGTGCCGGCCAGCCGGTCACCCCCGGAAAGTTGAAGCTGGGCAGGTTGGGGTGGGTGAACCGTGCATCGCCCGGCGGCGTGGCAAAGTAGTAGACGTGCCCGATGGGCGTGCGCAGCCGCTCGGCCAGCAGGTCGGGGAAGAGCTTGCCCAGCCAGGGGCCGCAGGCAAACACGAAGTGGCGCGCCCGGAGGCGATCGCCCGAGGAAAGCTCGAGATCTTCGAGGCGTGACCCCGCGCGGCAGCCGGGCTGGGCGCGCGCGATGACGACCCGCCCGCCCAGGCGCCGGAACGCTTCGGCCACCGTGAGGCAGGCGCTGCGCGAGCGCGCCACGCCCGCCCGCCGCTCGTACAGCGCCACCGCGAACCCATCCAGCCGGATCTGCGGCCAGCGGTAGGCGACCTCGTCCACGTCCAGCACGTCGTAGCCCACGCCCAGCGCGTCCCAGACCTGCCGCGTATCGGTGAGGTACGGCTCCCACTCGCCCCGCAGGATCAGGTCGCCCGTGCGTGTGAAAAGCCGGTGGTCCCAGCTCCGGCGCCAGGTCTCGTCCCACACCTCCCAGCGGGCGATAGCCTCGGCCGCCCAGCGGGTCCACAGCTCGCGGAACGGCTCCGGCCGGTCGCCGTAGCTGCTGCGCACGCCGCGCGTCTCGTCGCCCGAGGTCGAGCGCGAATTGCCCGGCCCCCAGGTGTCCACCAGCGTCACGGCCGCGCCCATCTGCCGCAGGTGCAGCGCCGTCCAGCCACCCCACGCGCCCGCGCCCACGACCACAACCTCGGGCGCCGGCCGGCCCGGCCCGCCCAGCACCCTGCCCGTCGCGCAGCCGCCCAGCGCCAGCGCGCCGGCCTCAAGCCCCAGCAGCTTCAGGAACTCGCGGCGG includes these proteins:
- the msrA gene encoding peptide-methionine (S)-S-oxide reductase MsrA, which encodes MAAPVTRAQEVKLATATFAGGCFWCMEPPFDTLPGVVSTTSGYTGGSQARPSYAEVSAGVTGHAEAVQVVFDPGRISFQKLLEVFWREIDPTTPDRQFCDIGSQYRTAIFYHDAEQQRLAEESRRAIEVSGRLPAPVVTQIAAAGPFWAAEEYHQDYYRKNPIRYKFYRYNCGRDRRLEQLWGKG
- a CDS encoding FAD-dependent oxidoreductase codes for the protein MGAAGPVTRLELDRREFLKLLGLEAGALALGGCATGRVLGGPGRPAPEVVVVGAGAWGGWTALHLRQMGAAVTLVDTWGPGNSRSTSGDETRGVRSSYGDRPEPFRELWTRWAAEAIARWEVWDETWRRSWDHRLFTRTGDLILRGEWEPYLTDTRQVWDALGVGYDVLDVDEVAYRWPQIRLDGFAVALYERRAGVARSRSACLTVAEAFRRLGGRVVIARAQPGCRAGSRLEDLELSSGDRLRARHFVFACGPWLGKLFPDLLAERLRTPIGHVYYFATPPGDARFTHPNLPSFNFPGVTGWPALSHDSRGFRVRTGGRPPMDPDLSDRWIDASFFEQPRKVLAERFPELKDAPLLETRACHYELSVSRNFMIDRHPELENVWIAGGGSAEGFKFGPVVGEYLARRVLGRDREPGLAALFRIPEETFPPTAAQGTDG